CATTTGTAGAAACAAGGATGCTGCTCCAGCATCGGTAATGGACCCCACGCCCATAATCATTCCGGGTAGTTGGGCCATGGCATACTTGTTCAGTCCCGAAAATACCTCAAAGGAAAAGTCACCGCGTGCGGTGAATTCCATTAGTCGGGACCCTCCGTCATAACAGGCCTTGAGTACTTTCTTTCCGAGTTCAAGGTCTGGGTGATAGAATAGGGGCACCATTCCCGTTGCTCGCATGGTGTTTATGACCTGTAATCTTGAATAGTTCGCCATAGGTATGGTTTTGGATAGCTTATTGTTCTTAGTTGTAGGTAAGGGATTTATCGGACAACTCTGCCCGAGGCATCCCCTCCCAGTAGTTTTTCCACTTCGTCCACGCTAACGAGATTGGCATCCCCCTTTATGGTATGTTTAAGGCAAGATGCGGCTACGGCAAAGTCCAATGCTTTTTGGTCGTCCCCAGGATATTGCAGCAGCCCATAGATCAGTCCACCCATAAAGGAATCGCCTCCGCCAACACGATCAACGATATGGGTAATTTGGTATTGTGGGGATTGGTACAGTTGTCCATCGGCATAAAGAACACCCGCCCAGGTATTGTGCGATGCCGAAATGGATCCCCTTAAGGTAGTAATCACCTTTTTAGCCTTTGGAAACTTCTTCGTTAGCTGTTGGCAGACCGATAAAAAGGCTTCCGCCTTTACCTGGTCTCCCTGGGTGGTGATATCCAATCCTTCCGGTTTGATATCGAAATGTTTTTCGGCATCTTCTTCGTTTCCCAAGATGATATCGCAATACGAGGTCAACTGGGTCATTATAGCCTCGCGATCCCCACCATACTTCCATAATTTGGCCCGATAGTTCAGATCCGTTGAAATGGTCATCCCTTTTTCGCTGGCCACTTTTACCGCTTCCAAACAGGCATCTGCAGCACCCTGTGAAATAGCTGGGGTAATGCCCGTCCAATGAAACTACCCCGCCCCGTTAAAAACACGGTCCCAATCGATCATACTCGGCCGTATTTCCGCCATGGCGGAGTGCGCCCTATCATACACCACTTTACTGCCCCGTGAAACGGCTCCAGTTTCCAGAAAATAAATACCAAGACGGTCGCCGCCAAAGATGATATTATCGGTGCCAACCCCTCTTTTGCGCATTTCCATTAAGGCACATTGACCGATATCGTTATTGGGCAAGCGGGTCACAAAATCCACAGGGACGCCATAATTTGCCAGGGAAACGGCCACATTGGATTCCCCGCCGCCATAAACCACATCAAAACTTGTGGTTTGGGAAAACCGCATAAATCCAGGGGGTGCCAATCGTAACATGATTTCCCCGAAGGTCACTACTTTTTTCATTCGTATTCCTTGTTATATTGATGTTCTGTATTCCATTCTTCTTTTCAACCTTCATTTTTTCATTCAGGTCCTATTTTAAGAATCAATACCTTTTTTTAGCCATTGAAATCCTGGGAAACCCCAACATGGGATTTTAGCATTACAATGGATATCATTCATGTCGTAATGCCATTACAGGATTTACCCTTGCAGCTTTCCAACTCTGCCAACTTACGGTTACCAATCCTATGACCAAGGTGAGTATCCCTGCCAGCATAAAAACCCACCAACTGATGTCTGTTTGCAATGCAAAATTTTCAAGCCAACTCTGAACTAAAAAATAGGCCAAGACACTTCCGACCAAAACAGCGGAGACCATCCATTTTGCAAAATCCTTATTCAATAAGACCAGTACCTCACTTACCTTGGCGCCATTGACCTTTCTAACCCCTATTTCTTTAATACGCTGTTGGGAAGCATGTATTGATAGTCCCAGTAAGCCCAATACCGCAATTAAAACCGCTAAGATGCAAAGGGTGGTGAAAAGTTTCCCAAAACGCACATTGCCATTGTATTGTTGCCCATAATGATCATTGAGGAAATAATGATCAAAGGAACTGGTGGGATAGGCCTCTATCCATTTATCATTCAAATAAGTAACTACTTCTTCAGTTTTGCCATGATAACGAACAACGAAGTAATTGTACCGTCCCCAATCGGTTTTTGTACAATAGAAGAAAACGGGTTTAAAATTGTGGGTAGGGGATTGCTGTCTATAATTCTTTAAAACCCCAATTACGGTTACCTTTTCCTTCTGATAAAGTTCCGGTAACTGGATGTGTTTTCCAACCGCATCATCGGGGCTTTCAAAATTTAAAAGCCTTGCCATTTCTTCATTGATCAGTACCTTGTTCAAGGGATTTGATGTGCCATCAAAATCAATTCCTGCCACCATTTCAAGACCGAGTGTTTCAACATAATCGAAATCGATGTATCCGCCATCGGTTATTTCATGGATTGGGGGATCCACATCCACCCTGTCCACCATATAGCCCATATCCATAAATTGACCGGGAATATCACTGCCGGCCGAAACATGGATTATTGATGCATTGTCCGCAAGTAATTCCCGAAATCGATAGAGTCCTTTTGGACTGGCATCACTGCCAATTGGTGCTTTCAACACAAGGGTCTGATCTAGATCGATTCCGACTTCCTGTGAACGTAGAAATTTCACTTGTTTGTAAACCATTATGGTACCTATCAACAGCACCACCACTGTTATAAACTGGGCAACCACCATGACCTGCTTGAATCTTGAACCGGAACTTTTTGAATTGGGATTCAACAAATAGTTTGGATTGTTCACAAAAAAGAAAATTGTTGAGGCAATTCCAGATAATAAGGTACCAATAACCACAATGCCAATCAATACCCAAACAATGGGTCCATCATTAAAAATGAAGCCCAAACCTCCATGGCCAAAATAAGTGTTGATCAGTCGTGAAGCAAATAGAACAATAAGTAAGGAAAGGCACAGGGAAACCAGATTAACTAAAAAGGCTTCGGCCACAAAATGAAAAGTGATTTGAAATTTTCCCGCTCCCAGTATTGATTTTATGCGTGTGGTGGTGTTTCGTTTTGTGGCCAAGGAGGTGCTTATATTGATATAATTCAACCACGAGATAAGTATGATAATAAAGGTTATGGTAAGGAGGTATTTGGTCTCCGCCCTATTTCCCTTTTTCTCGTGTTCCCACTGTAGGGGTTCATTCAGATGGATTTCAGGGAAATGGACCAATTCCATATCAAAGCTTAAATCCCCATTGGGAACAACACCGCTTCTTTGAAAGAACACCTCCATAATACGGTCTTCCATTTTTTCAATGTCGATATTTTCCACCATGTGCAGGTAAGTGTACGAAATGGCATAGTTCCAAGAATTGTCCAGATCCGGCCATCCCTGTTTCAGGGTTTCCATAGACACCAAAAAGTTGAATTGCAAGTTTGAATTCTTGGGGATATCATAAAAAACACCGGTAATCTCACACTCAAACGGATTACCGGTAGTCGATATGGTCAATACTTTTCCCAATGGATTTTCATTTCCAAAATACTTTTTGGCGGCACTCTCGGAAATGACCATGGTATTGGGCTTGTTCAGCACCTCATGTTTTGCCCCTACCTTTAACGGATAATCAAAAAAGGAAAAAAAGGTGGAATCCACCATAAAAATATGGGGCTCACGGTATTTTAAAACTGAGCCGTTTTCCCTGGCATGGCCAACCACCCTTTCTGATTGATAGACAAGCATCCTAACATAATCAAGAACTTCCGGTAGTTCTTCCTTAAGGGAAGGGCCATACCCATTATCAGTAGTCGCATAGGTGCTGATATAGCCATCATCCGTTCCATAAATGGCATGCATGCGATAGATGTTGTTGGCCTTGGAATGCATTTTATCATAGCTATGTTCAAATCGATAGTGCATGAAAACCGTAATAAATACCGCAAAGCCTGCACTTAACCCAATAATGCACAGTGAAAAGACAAATTTGTGCTTAAAGAAAAGCCGAATTACCGTTTTTAAATCATTGTAGGACATACTTTCTATTTGGTGATTTAGAACTTTGAAACTATTTGACCTTAGCGCAGGATTCCCCAATTTTTATTGGGTTCCGGTCCCATTTCCAGTATCAATTTGCCTCCTTCAATAATCGCATCGTGATGCAATTGACTTGAATGGTAAGGTTTCCCATTTAAGG
The sequence above is a segment of the Muricauda sp. SCSIO 64092 genome. Coding sequences within it:
- a CDS encoding ABC transporter permease gives rise to the protein MSYNDLKTVIRLFFKHKFVFSLCIIGLSAGFAVFITVFMHYRFEHSYDKMHSKANNIYRMHAIYGTDDGYISTYATTDNGYGPSLKEELPEVLDYVRMLVYQSERVVGHARENGSVLKYREPHIFMVDSTFFSFFDYPLKVGAKHEVLNKPNTMVISESAAKKYFGNENPLGKVLTISTTGNPFECEITGVFYDIPKNSNLQFNFLVSMETLKQGWPDLDNSWNYAISYTYLHMVENIDIEKMEDRIMEVFFQRSGVVPNGDLSFDMELVHFPEIHLNEPLQWEHEKKGNRAETKYLLTITFIIILISWLNYINISTSLATKRNTTTRIKSILGAGKFQITFHFVAEAFLVNLVSLCLSLLIVLFASRLINTYFGHGGLGFIFNDGPIVWVLIGIVVIGTLLSGIASTIFFFVNNPNYLLNPNSKSSGSRFKQVMVVAQFITVVVLLIGTIMVYKQVKFLRSQEVGIDLDQTLVLKAPIGSDASPKGLYRFRELLADNASIIHVSAGSDIPGQFMDMGYMVDRVDVDPPIHEITDGGYIDFDYVETLGLEMVAGIDFDGTSNPLNKVLINEEMARLLNFESPDDAVGKHIQLPELYQKEKVTVIGVLKNYRQQSPTHNFKPVFFYCTKTDWGRYNYFVVRYHGKTEEVVTYLNDKWIEAYPTSSFDHYFLNDHYGQQYNGNVRFGKLFTTLCILAVLIAVLGLLGLSIHASQQRIKEIGVRKVNGAKVSEVLVLLNKDFAKWMVSAVLVGSVLAYFLVQSWLENFALQTDISWWVFMLAGILTLVIGLVTVSWQSWKAARVNPVMALRHE